Proteins co-encoded in one Echeneis naucrates chromosome 22, fEcheNa1.1, whole genome shotgun sequence genomic window:
- the ptpn21 gene encoding tyrosine-protein phosphatase non-receptor type 21 isoform X2 — translation MPLPFGLKLKRTRRYTVSSKSCLVTRIQQLNGEFVEFTLSVESTGQECLEAVAQRLELREITYFSLWYFNKQNQQRWIDLEKPLKKQLDKYGLEPTVYFGVVFYIPSVTQLQQEITRYQYYLQLKKDILEGRISCSLDQAIRLASLAVQADFGDFNRYDSQEFLQKFVLFPIDWIQDERVLEEATQKVALLYQSFRGLSAPEAEMLYMQEVEKMEGYGQESYQAKDSTGADVTLGSCLEGIFVKHKNGRPLLLFRWNEINNMSHNRSFFALELANREESVQFQTEDMETSKYVCRMCLARLKFYKINKSSLSQAQPTVVNPVRRRSSTRISLPKPQPYMMPPPQMHYNGHFTEAYTSSQDNLYMNSQNGYYYHSQTSLDCPPQEYIGGRLRNGSVYSAHSTSSLTNPQHYLQPSPMSSNPSITSDVTRPDYVPSHRHSALIPPSYRATPDYETVMRQKNRGAGGGMLLSQEHRQSHSMRNLNIGNSYAYSRPDPLVYSQPEIRGEHGGAAQHHHYPFHLGSSFLSPSPYQYPTERRPVVGAVSVPELTNVQLQQAQEYPAPNIMRTQVYRPPPPYPYAHPRPANSTPDLSRHLYVSSSNPDLIITRRVHHSVQTFQEDSLPVAHSLQEVSEPLYSGPPHRQPYHAQKRNSIEIAALAHSFEGMRVKERTVSSSATETATPPPVLRGGRSQGSQLNVFLERTKTEDIKDMQYGHKKSLSDATMLVHSSGEEEEFEDDNECHTPLSQDAIAAIVPEQGVQQHHSLTTLSSLPPQHQTPVEPPPAYPIGSSLDPSITGSLTYKVHPLIQEDEPLSTILDLRQPRIMPSVSEGDLSVQAKQKTKTDFKKRPVSDVPPPKKTVEGLPPPGMKKGSRSDMKKMGPLKVAKLNGLSVSRQPIHDEMKDEPEQASNDERCKLLEQHMDRGELLKEYEKIPKRPGGEYTVAQLPESGDKNRFQDVLPYDSNRVELVPTKENNTGYINASHIRITVGGQEWSYIATQGPMSNTCQDFWQMVWEQGVSIIAMVTAEEESGREKSFRYWPRLGSRHNTVTYGRFKITTRFRTESGCYATTGLKIKHLLTGQERTVWHLQYTDWPDHGCPEDLKGFLTYLEEIQSVRRHTNSISDPKNTNLPVLVHCSAGVGRTGVVILSEITIACLEHNEPLDIPEVLRKLRTQRMMMVQTLSQYNFIYKVLIEYLRNSRLI, via the exons ATGCCCTTGCCATTTGGCTTAAAACTCAAAAGAACTAGAAGGTATACTGTTTCAAGCAAGAGTTGTCTTGTCACTCGGATCCAGCAGCTCAATGGAGAGTTTGTTGAGTTTACACTTTCAGTGGAAAGCACCGGGCAGGAATGTTTGGAGGCAGTTGCCCAGAGACTCGAGTTAAGAGAG ATAACCTACTTCAGTCTGTGGTACTTCAACAAGCAGAATCAGCAGAGATGGATTGACTTGGAGAAGCCACTGAAAAAGCAGTTGGACAAGTATGGGCTGGAGCCCACCGTTTACTTTGGAGTCGTGTTTTACATACCCAGTGTCACCCAGCTGCAACAGGAGATCACAAG ATATCAGTATTACCTCCAGCTGAAAAAGGACATTCTGGAGGGCAGGATCTCATGCTCACTAGATCAAGCTATTCGTTTAGCTAGCTTGGCAGTGCAAg CTGACTTTGGAGACTTCAATCGATATGATTCCCAGGAGTTCCTCCAAAAGTTTGTGCTGTTCCCTATT gactGGATTCAGGATGAGCGAGTGCTGGAAGAGGCCACTCAGAAAGTGGCTCTGCTTTACCAGTCCTTCAG GGGATTATCAGCACCAGAGGCAGAGATGCTGTACATGCAGGAGGTGGAGAAAATGGAGGGCTATGGCCAGGAAAGCTATCAAGCCAAG GACAGCACAGGAGCAGATGTTACTCTTGGATCGTGTCTTGAGGGCATCTTTGTCAAACATAAAAATGGAAGACCACTTCTTTTATTTAG GTGGAATGAAATTAACAACATGAGTCACAACAGGTCCTTTTTTGCCCTGGAGCTGGCCAACAGAGAAGAGAGTGTTCAGTTCCAGACT GAGGACATGGAAACCTCCAAATATGTGTGCCGGATGTGTCTGGCCAGACTCAAGTTTTATAAGATTAACAAGAGTAGCCT AAGCCAAGCCCAGCCTACTGTTGTAAATCCAGTCAGACGGAGATCCTCAACTCGAATATCtctg CCAAAACCTCAGCCCTACATGATGCCCCCTCCACAGATGCACTACAATGGCCATTTTACAGAGGCTTACACATCATCACAGG ACAACCTGTACATGAACAGTCAGAATGGTTATTACTATCACTCTCAGACCAGCCTGGACTGCCCTCCTCAGGAATACATTGGAGGCCGCTTACGCAATGGCAGCGTCTACAGTGCCCACAGCACCAGCTCTCTGACCAATCCTCAACACTACCTTCAGCCCTCACCCATGTCCTCCAACCCCTCCATCACCAGTGATGTAACCAGGCCAGACTACGTCCCTTCACATCGCCACAGTGCTCTTATCCCACCTTCCTATCGTGCCACTCCTGATTATGAGACAGTGATGCGCCAGAAGAAccgaggagcaggaggagggatgCTTTTGTCTCAAGAGCACCGTCAGAGCCACTCAATGAGGAACCTAAACATTGGAAACTCGTATGCATACAGCAGACCAGACCCTCTAGTTTACAGCCAGCCAGAAATCAGAGGGGAACATGGCGGAGCAGCCCAACACCACCACTATCCTTTCCATCTGGGCTCCAGCTTCCTCAGCCCCTCTCCTTATCAATACCCTACAGAGAGGAGACCAGTAGTGGGGGCTGTTAGTGTGCCTGAGCTCACTAATGTCCAGTTACAACAAGCTCAGGAGTATCCAGCTCCCAACATCATGAGGACGCAGGTGTATCGACCTCCTCCACCCTACCCATATGCCCATCCTCGACCTGCAAACAGCACACCTGACCTGTCTCGTCATCTCTATGTCAGCAGTAGCAACCCAGACCTGATCATTACAAGGCGTGTACACCACTCAGTCCAGACTTTCCAAGAGGACAGCCTGCCTGTTGCTCACTCATTGCAAGAGGTGTCAGAGCCTCTTTACAGCGGACCCCCGCACAGGCAACCATACCATGCTCAGAAGCGTAATTCCATTGAGATTGCTGCGTTGGCTCATAGTTTTGAAGGGATGAGGGTCAAAGAGCGGACCGTGTCGTCTTCAGCAACCGAAACGGCTACACCCCCTCCAGTTTTGCGTGGTGGTCGCTCTCAGGGATCGCAACTCAATGTGTTCTTGGAACGTACAAAGACAGAGGACATTAAGGACATGCAGTATGGACACAAAAAGTCTCTGTCAGATGCCACTATGCTGGTTCACAGTAGTGGTGAAGAAGAGGAGTTTGAGGATGATAATGAGTGTCACACTCCTCTTTCTCAGGATGCAATCGCAGCCATTGTTCCTGAGCAGGGAGTCCAGCAGCATCACAGCCTGACAACGCTCTCCTCTCTACCACCTCAGCATCAAACTCCTGTTGAGCCCCCTCCTGCATATCCGATTGGCTCCTCCCTTGACCCCTCTATAACTGGCTCCCTGACATACAAGGTTCACCCTCTGATCCAGGAAGATGAGCCTCTGTCCACGATACTGGATTTACGACAGCCCAGGATTATGCCCTCAGTCTCAGAGGGAGACCTGAGTGTCCAAGCCAAGCAGAAGACTAAAACAGACTTCAAGAAGAGGCCCGTGTCTGATGTGCCGCCTCCAAAGAAAACAGTGGAAGGTTTGCCTCCTCCG GGCATGAAGAAGGGGAGTAGGTCAGACATGAAGAAGATGGGCCCTCTGAAGGTGGCCAAGCTCAATGGCCTGTCAGTGTCAAGGCAGCCGATACACGATGAGATGAAGGATGAACCGGAGCAAGCCTCTAATGATGAGAGG TGTAAATTGTTGGAGCAGCACATGGACAGGGGCGAGCTGTTAAAAGAGTACGAGAAAATCCCAAAACGTCCAGGTGGGGAATACACCGTCGCCCAGCTTCCAGAGAGTGGAGACAAAAATCGATTCCAAGACGTCCTGCCTTATGACAGCAACAGAGTGGAGCTGGTTCCCACTAAAGAGAATAACACAGGATACATCAATGCCTCACATATCAGA ATAACTGTTGGAGGTCAGGAGTGGAGCTACATCGCAACACAGGGTCCCATGTCAAACACGTGTCAGGACTTCTGGCAGATGGTTTGGGAGCAGGGCGTCTCCATTATCGCCATGGTTACTGCTGAAGAG GAGAGCGGCAGAGAAAAGAGCTTCCGGTACTGGCCACGACTCGGCTCCCGACACAACACAGTGACGTACGGCCGCTTCAAGATCACCACCCGTTTCCGCACAGAGTCTGGCTGCTACGCCACCACAGGGCTCAAGATCAAACACCTCCTGACAGGCCAAGAGAGGACTGTGTGGCACCTTCAGTACACAGACTGGCCAGATCATGGCTGTCCTGAGGATTTGAAAGGGTTCCTCA ccTACCTGGAGGAGATCCAGTCTGTGAGGaggcacacaaacagcatcagTGACCCAAAGAACACCAACCTACCTGTCCTGGTCCACTGCAGCGCCGGAGTGGGGCGGACCGGAGTGGTCATCCTGTCAGAGATCACGATAGCCTGTCTGGAGCATAATGAG cCGCTGGACATCCCAGAGGTCCTCAGAAAGCTGCGGACTCAGCGGATGATGATGGTGCAAACTTTGTCTCAGTACAACTTCATCTACAAGGTCCTCATCGAGTACCTCCGCAACTCCAGGCTGATCTGA
- the ptpn21 gene encoding tyrosine-protein phosphatase non-receptor type 21 isoform X3, whose translation MPLPFGLKLKRTRRYTVSSKSCLVTRIQQLNGEFVEFTLSVESTGQECLEAVAQRLELREITYFSLWYFNKQNQQRWIDLEKPLKKQLDKYGLEPTVYFGVVFYIPSVTQLQQEITRYQYYLQLKKDILEGRISCSLDQAIRLASLAVQADFGDFNRYDSQEFLQKFVLFPIDWIQDERVLEEATQKVALLYQSFRGLSAPEAEMLYMQEVEKMEGYGQESYQAKDSTGADVTLGSCLEGIFVKHKNGRPLLLFRWNEINNMSHNRSFFALELANREESVQFQTEDMETSKYVCRMCLARLKFYKINKSSLQAQPTVVNPVRRRSSTRISLPKPQPYMMPPPQMHYNGHFTEAYTSSQDNLYMNSQNGYYYHSQTSLDCPPQEYIGGRLRNGSVYSAHSTSSLTNPQHYLQPSPMSSNPSITSDVTRPDYVPSHRHSALIPPSYRATPDYETVMRQKNRGAGGGMLLSQEHRQSHSMRNLNIGNSYAYSRPDPLVYSQPEIRGEHGGAAQHHHYPFHLGSSFLSPSPYQYPTERRPVVGAVSVPELTNVQLQQAQEYPAPNIMRTQVYRPPPPYPYAHPRPANSTPDLSRHLYVSSSNPDLIITRRVHHSVQTFQEDSLPVAHSLQEVSEPLYSGPPHRQPYHAQKRNSIEIAALAHSFEGMRVKERTVSSSATETATPPPVLRGGRSQGSQLNVFLERTKTEDIKDMQYGHKKSLSDATMLVHSSGEEEEFEDDNECHTPLSQDAIAAIVPEQGVQQHHSLTTLSSLPPQHQTPVEPPPAYPIGSSLDPSITGSLTYKVHPLIQEDEPLSTILDLRQPRIMPSVSEGDLSVQAKQKTKTDFKKRPVSDVPPPKKTVEGLPPPGMKKGSRSDMKKMGPLKVAKLNGLSVSRQPIHDEMKDEPEQASNDERCKLLEQHMDRGELLKEYEKIPKRPGGEYTVAQLPESGDKNRFQDVLPYDSNRVELVPTKENNTGYINASHIRITVGGQEWSYIATQGPMSNTCQDFWQMVWEQGVSIIAMVTAEEESGREKSFRYWPRLGSRHNTVTYGRFKITTRFRTESGCYATTGLKIKHLLTGQERTVWHLQYTDWPDHGCPEDLKGFLTYLEEIQSVRRHTNSISDPKNTNLPVLVHCSAGVGRTGVVILSEITIACLEHNEPLDIPEVLRKLRTQRMMMVQTLSQYNFIYKVLIEYLRNSRLI comes from the exons ATGCCCTTGCCATTTGGCTTAAAACTCAAAAGAACTAGAAGGTATACTGTTTCAAGCAAGAGTTGTCTTGTCACTCGGATCCAGCAGCTCAATGGAGAGTTTGTTGAGTTTACACTTTCAGTGGAAAGCACCGGGCAGGAATGTTTGGAGGCAGTTGCCCAGAGACTCGAGTTAAGAGAG ATAACCTACTTCAGTCTGTGGTACTTCAACAAGCAGAATCAGCAGAGATGGATTGACTTGGAGAAGCCACTGAAAAAGCAGTTGGACAAGTATGGGCTGGAGCCCACCGTTTACTTTGGAGTCGTGTTTTACATACCCAGTGTCACCCAGCTGCAACAGGAGATCACAAG ATATCAGTATTACCTCCAGCTGAAAAAGGACATTCTGGAGGGCAGGATCTCATGCTCACTAGATCAAGCTATTCGTTTAGCTAGCTTGGCAGTGCAAg CTGACTTTGGAGACTTCAATCGATATGATTCCCAGGAGTTCCTCCAAAAGTTTGTGCTGTTCCCTATT gactGGATTCAGGATGAGCGAGTGCTGGAAGAGGCCACTCAGAAAGTGGCTCTGCTTTACCAGTCCTTCAG GGGATTATCAGCACCAGAGGCAGAGATGCTGTACATGCAGGAGGTGGAGAAAATGGAGGGCTATGGCCAGGAAAGCTATCAAGCCAAG GACAGCACAGGAGCAGATGTTACTCTTGGATCGTGTCTTGAGGGCATCTTTGTCAAACATAAAAATGGAAGACCACTTCTTTTATTTAG GTGGAATGAAATTAACAACATGAGTCACAACAGGTCCTTTTTTGCCCTGGAGCTGGCCAACAGAGAAGAGAGTGTTCAGTTCCAGACT GAGGACATGGAAACCTCCAAATATGTGTGCCGGATGTGTCTGGCCAGACTCAAGTTTTATAAGATTAACAAGAGTAGCCT CCAAGCCCAGCCTACTGTTGTAAATCCAGTCAGACGGAGATCCTCAACTCGAATATCtctg CCAAAACCTCAGCCCTACATGATGCCCCCTCCACAGATGCACTACAATGGCCATTTTACAGAGGCTTACACATCATCACAGG ACAACCTGTACATGAACAGTCAGAATGGTTATTACTATCACTCTCAGACCAGCCTGGACTGCCCTCCTCAGGAATACATTGGAGGCCGCTTACGCAATGGCAGCGTCTACAGTGCCCACAGCACCAGCTCTCTGACCAATCCTCAACACTACCTTCAGCCCTCACCCATGTCCTCCAACCCCTCCATCACCAGTGATGTAACCAGGCCAGACTACGTCCCTTCACATCGCCACAGTGCTCTTATCCCACCTTCCTATCGTGCCACTCCTGATTATGAGACAGTGATGCGCCAGAAGAAccgaggagcaggaggagggatgCTTTTGTCTCAAGAGCACCGTCAGAGCCACTCAATGAGGAACCTAAACATTGGAAACTCGTATGCATACAGCAGACCAGACCCTCTAGTTTACAGCCAGCCAGAAATCAGAGGGGAACATGGCGGAGCAGCCCAACACCACCACTATCCTTTCCATCTGGGCTCCAGCTTCCTCAGCCCCTCTCCTTATCAATACCCTACAGAGAGGAGACCAGTAGTGGGGGCTGTTAGTGTGCCTGAGCTCACTAATGTCCAGTTACAACAAGCTCAGGAGTATCCAGCTCCCAACATCATGAGGACGCAGGTGTATCGACCTCCTCCACCCTACCCATATGCCCATCCTCGACCTGCAAACAGCACACCTGACCTGTCTCGTCATCTCTATGTCAGCAGTAGCAACCCAGACCTGATCATTACAAGGCGTGTACACCACTCAGTCCAGACTTTCCAAGAGGACAGCCTGCCTGTTGCTCACTCATTGCAAGAGGTGTCAGAGCCTCTTTACAGCGGACCCCCGCACAGGCAACCATACCATGCTCAGAAGCGTAATTCCATTGAGATTGCTGCGTTGGCTCATAGTTTTGAAGGGATGAGGGTCAAAGAGCGGACCGTGTCGTCTTCAGCAACCGAAACGGCTACACCCCCTCCAGTTTTGCGTGGTGGTCGCTCTCAGGGATCGCAACTCAATGTGTTCTTGGAACGTACAAAGACAGAGGACATTAAGGACATGCAGTATGGACACAAAAAGTCTCTGTCAGATGCCACTATGCTGGTTCACAGTAGTGGTGAAGAAGAGGAGTTTGAGGATGATAATGAGTGTCACACTCCTCTTTCTCAGGATGCAATCGCAGCCATTGTTCCTGAGCAGGGAGTCCAGCAGCATCACAGCCTGACAACGCTCTCCTCTCTACCACCTCAGCATCAAACTCCTGTTGAGCCCCCTCCTGCATATCCGATTGGCTCCTCCCTTGACCCCTCTATAACTGGCTCCCTGACATACAAGGTTCACCCTCTGATCCAGGAAGATGAGCCTCTGTCCACGATACTGGATTTACGACAGCCCAGGATTATGCCCTCAGTCTCAGAGGGAGACCTGAGTGTCCAAGCCAAGCAGAAGACTAAAACAGACTTCAAGAAGAGGCCCGTGTCTGATGTGCCGCCTCCAAAGAAAACAGTGGAAGGTTTGCCTCCTCCG GGCATGAAGAAGGGGAGTAGGTCAGACATGAAGAAGATGGGCCCTCTGAAGGTGGCCAAGCTCAATGGCCTGTCAGTGTCAAGGCAGCCGATACACGATGAGATGAAGGATGAACCGGAGCAAGCCTCTAATGATGAGAGG TGTAAATTGTTGGAGCAGCACATGGACAGGGGCGAGCTGTTAAAAGAGTACGAGAAAATCCCAAAACGTCCAGGTGGGGAATACACCGTCGCCCAGCTTCCAGAGAGTGGAGACAAAAATCGATTCCAAGACGTCCTGCCTTATGACAGCAACAGAGTGGAGCTGGTTCCCACTAAAGAGAATAACACAGGATACATCAATGCCTCACATATCAGA ATAACTGTTGGAGGTCAGGAGTGGAGCTACATCGCAACACAGGGTCCCATGTCAAACACGTGTCAGGACTTCTGGCAGATGGTTTGGGAGCAGGGCGTCTCCATTATCGCCATGGTTACTGCTGAAGAG GAGAGCGGCAGAGAAAAGAGCTTCCGGTACTGGCCACGACTCGGCTCCCGACACAACACAGTGACGTACGGCCGCTTCAAGATCACCACCCGTTTCCGCACAGAGTCTGGCTGCTACGCCACCACAGGGCTCAAGATCAAACACCTCCTGACAGGCCAAGAGAGGACTGTGTGGCACCTTCAGTACACAGACTGGCCAGATCATGGCTGTCCTGAGGATTTGAAAGGGTTCCTCA ccTACCTGGAGGAGATCCAGTCTGTGAGGaggcacacaaacagcatcagTGACCCAAAGAACACCAACCTACCTGTCCTGGTCCACTGCAGCGCCGGAGTGGGGCGGACCGGAGTGGTCATCCTGTCAGAGATCACGATAGCCTGTCTGGAGCATAATGAG cCGCTGGACATCCCAGAGGTCCTCAGAAAGCTGCGGACTCAGCGGATGATGATGGTGCAAACTTTGTCTCAGTACAACTTCATCTACAAGGTCCTCATCGAGTACCTCCGCAACTCCAGGCTGATCTGA
- the ptpn21 gene encoding tyrosine-protein phosphatase non-receptor type 21 isoform X1: protein MPLPFGLKLKRTRRYTVSSKSCLVTRIQQLNGEFVEFTLSVESTGQECLEAVAQRLELREITYFSLWYFNKQNQQRWIDLEKPLKKQLDKYGLEPTVYFGVVFYIPSVTQLQQEITRYQYYLQLKKDILEGRISCSLDQAIRLASLAVQADFGDFNRYDSQEFLQKFVLFPIDWIQDERVLEEATQKVALLYQSFRGLSAPEAEMLYMQEVEKMEGYGQESYQAKDSTGADVTLGSCLEGIFVKHKNGRPLLLFRWNEINNMSHNRSFFALELANREESVQFQTEDMETSKYVCRMCLARLKFYKINKSSLEECEPLPSEGSQKSLLTLSFPRFPMLSRPSLSSNKGSQAQPTVVNPVRRRSSTRISLPKPQPYMMPPPQMHYNGHFTEAYTSSQDNLYMNSQNGYYYHSQTSLDCPPQEYIGGRLRNGSVYSAHSTSSLTNPQHYLQPSPMSSNPSITSDVTRPDYVPSHRHSALIPPSYRATPDYETVMRQKNRGAGGGMLLSQEHRQSHSMRNLNIGNSYAYSRPDPLVYSQPEIRGEHGGAAQHHHYPFHLGSSFLSPSPYQYPTERRPVVGAVSVPELTNVQLQQAQEYPAPNIMRTQVYRPPPPYPYAHPRPANSTPDLSRHLYVSSSNPDLIITRRVHHSVQTFQEDSLPVAHSLQEVSEPLYSGPPHRQPYHAQKRNSIEIAALAHSFEGMRVKERTVSSSATETATPPPVLRGGRSQGSQLNVFLERTKTEDIKDMQYGHKKSLSDATMLVHSSGEEEEFEDDNECHTPLSQDAIAAIVPEQGVQQHHSLTTLSSLPPQHQTPVEPPPAYPIGSSLDPSITGSLTYKVHPLIQEDEPLSTILDLRQPRIMPSVSEGDLSVQAKQKTKTDFKKRPVSDVPPPKKTVEGLPPPGMKKGSRSDMKKMGPLKVAKLNGLSVSRQPIHDEMKDEPEQASNDERCKLLEQHMDRGELLKEYEKIPKRPGGEYTVAQLPESGDKNRFQDVLPYDSNRVELVPTKENNTGYINASHIRITVGGQEWSYIATQGPMSNTCQDFWQMVWEQGVSIIAMVTAEEESGREKSFRYWPRLGSRHNTVTYGRFKITTRFRTESGCYATTGLKIKHLLTGQERTVWHLQYTDWPDHGCPEDLKGFLTYLEEIQSVRRHTNSISDPKNTNLPVLVHCSAGVGRTGVVILSEITIACLEHNEPLDIPEVLRKLRTQRMMMVQTLSQYNFIYKVLIEYLRNSRLI from the exons ATGCCCTTGCCATTTGGCTTAAAACTCAAAAGAACTAGAAGGTATACTGTTTCAAGCAAGAGTTGTCTTGTCACTCGGATCCAGCAGCTCAATGGAGAGTTTGTTGAGTTTACACTTTCAGTGGAAAGCACCGGGCAGGAATGTTTGGAGGCAGTTGCCCAGAGACTCGAGTTAAGAGAG ATAACCTACTTCAGTCTGTGGTACTTCAACAAGCAGAATCAGCAGAGATGGATTGACTTGGAGAAGCCACTGAAAAAGCAGTTGGACAAGTATGGGCTGGAGCCCACCGTTTACTTTGGAGTCGTGTTTTACATACCCAGTGTCACCCAGCTGCAACAGGAGATCACAAG ATATCAGTATTACCTCCAGCTGAAAAAGGACATTCTGGAGGGCAGGATCTCATGCTCACTAGATCAAGCTATTCGTTTAGCTAGCTTGGCAGTGCAAg CTGACTTTGGAGACTTCAATCGATATGATTCCCAGGAGTTCCTCCAAAAGTTTGTGCTGTTCCCTATT gactGGATTCAGGATGAGCGAGTGCTGGAAGAGGCCACTCAGAAAGTGGCTCTGCTTTACCAGTCCTTCAG GGGATTATCAGCACCAGAGGCAGAGATGCTGTACATGCAGGAGGTGGAGAAAATGGAGGGCTATGGCCAGGAAAGCTATCAAGCCAAG GACAGCACAGGAGCAGATGTTACTCTTGGATCGTGTCTTGAGGGCATCTTTGTCAAACATAAAAATGGAAGACCACTTCTTTTATTTAG GTGGAATGAAATTAACAACATGAGTCACAACAGGTCCTTTTTTGCCCTGGAGCTGGCCAACAGAGAAGAGAGTGTTCAGTTCCAGACT GAGGACATGGAAACCTCCAAATATGTGTGCCGGATGTGTCTGGCCAGACTCAAGTTTTATAAGATTAACAAGAGTAGCCT aGAGGAGTGTGAACCCCTGCCTTCTGAGGGCTCCCAGAAGTCTCTTCTCACTTTATCCTTTCCTCGCTTTCCAATGCTCTCTCGTCCCTCTCTATCTTCTAATAAGGG AAGCCAAGCCCAGCCTACTGTTGTAAATCCAGTCAGACGGAGATCCTCAACTCGAATATCtctg CCAAAACCTCAGCCCTACATGATGCCCCCTCCACAGATGCACTACAATGGCCATTTTACAGAGGCTTACACATCATCACAGG ACAACCTGTACATGAACAGTCAGAATGGTTATTACTATCACTCTCAGACCAGCCTGGACTGCCCTCCTCAGGAATACATTGGAGGCCGCTTACGCAATGGCAGCGTCTACAGTGCCCACAGCACCAGCTCTCTGACCAATCCTCAACACTACCTTCAGCCCTCACCCATGTCCTCCAACCCCTCCATCACCAGTGATGTAACCAGGCCAGACTACGTCCCTTCACATCGCCACAGTGCTCTTATCCCACCTTCCTATCGTGCCACTCCTGATTATGAGACAGTGATGCGCCAGAAGAAccgaggagcaggaggagggatgCTTTTGTCTCAAGAGCACCGTCAGAGCCACTCAATGAGGAACCTAAACATTGGAAACTCGTATGCATACAGCAGACCAGACCCTCTAGTTTACAGCCAGCCAGAAATCAGAGGGGAACATGGCGGAGCAGCCCAACACCACCACTATCCTTTCCATCTGGGCTCCAGCTTCCTCAGCCCCTCTCCTTATCAATACCCTACAGAGAGGAGACCAGTAGTGGGGGCTGTTAGTGTGCCTGAGCTCACTAATGTCCAGTTACAACAAGCTCAGGAGTATCCAGCTCCCAACATCATGAGGACGCAGGTGTATCGACCTCCTCCACCCTACCCATATGCCCATCCTCGACCTGCAAACAGCACACCTGACCTGTCTCGTCATCTCTATGTCAGCAGTAGCAACCCAGACCTGATCATTACAAGGCGTGTACACCACTCAGTCCAGACTTTCCAAGAGGACAGCCTGCCTGTTGCTCACTCATTGCAAGAGGTGTCAGAGCCTCTTTACAGCGGACCCCCGCACAGGCAACCATACCATGCTCAGAAGCGTAATTCCATTGAGATTGCTGCGTTGGCTCATAGTTTTGAAGGGATGAGGGTCAAAGAGCGGACCGTGTCGTCTTCAGCAACCGAAACGGCTACACCCCCTCCAGTTTTGCGTGGTGGTCGCTCTCAGGGATCGCAACTCAATGTGTTCTTGGAACGTACAAAGACAGAGGACATTAAGGACATGCAGTATGGACACAAAAAGTCTCTGTCAGATGCCACTATGCTGGTTCACAGTAGTGGTGAAGAAGAGGAGTTTGAGGATGATAATGAGTGTCACACTCCTCTTTCTCAGGATGCAATCGCAGCCATTGTTCCTGAGCAGGGAGTCCAGCAGCATCACAGCCTGACAACGCTCTCCTCTCTACCACCTCAGCATCAAACTCCTGTTGAGCCCCCTCCTGCATATCCGATTGGCTCCTCCCTTGACCCCTCTATAACTGGCTCCCTGACATACAAGGTTCACCCTCTGATCCAGGAAGATGAGCCTCTGTCCACGATACTGGATTTACGACAGCCCAGGATTATGCCCTCAGTCTCAGAGGGAGACCTGAGTGTCCAAGCCAAGCAGAAGACTAAAACAGACTTCAAGAAGAGGCCCGTGTCTGATGTGCCGCCTCCAAAGAAAACAGTGGAAGGTTTGCCTCCTCCG GGCATGAAGAAGGGGAGTAGGTCAGACATGAAGAAGATGGGCCCTCTGAAGGTGGCCAAGCTCAATGGCCTGTCAGTGTCAAGGCAGCCGATACACGATGAGATGAAGGATGAACCGGAGCAAGCCTCTAATGATGAGAGG TGTAAATTGTTGGAGCAGCACATGGACAGGGGCGAGCTGTTAAAAGAGTACGAGAAAATCCCAAAACGTCCAGGTGGGGAATACACCGTCGCCCAGCTTCCAGAGAGTGGAGACAAAAATCGATTCCAAGACGTCCTGCCTTATGACAGCAACAGAGTGGAGCTGGTTCCCACTAAAGAGAATAACACAGGATACATCAATGCCTCACATATCAGA ATAACTGTTGGAGGTCAGGAGTGGAGCTACATCGCAACACAGGGTCCCATGTCAAACACGTGTCAGGACTTCTGGCAGATGGTTTGGGAGCAGGGCGTCTCCATTATCGCCATGGTTACTGCTGAAGAG GAGAGCGGCAGAGAAAAGAGCTTCCGGTACTGGCCACGACTCGGCTCCCGACACAACACAGTGACGTACGGCCGCTTCAAGATCACCACCCGTTTCCGCACAGAGTCTGGCTGCTACGCCACCACAGGGCTCAAGATCAAACACCTCCTGACAGGCCAAGAGAGGACTGTGTGGCACCTTCAGTACACAGACTGGCCAGATCATGGCTGTCCTGAGGATTTGAAAGGGTTCCTCA ccTACCTGGAGGAGATCCAGTCTGTGAGGaggcacacaaacagcatcagTGACCCAAAGAACACCAACCTACCTGTCCTGGTCCACTGCAGCGCCGGAGTGGGGCGGACCGGAGTGGTCATCCTGTCAGAGATCACGATAGCCTGTCTGGAGCATAATGAG cCGCTGGACATCCCAGAGGTCCTCAGAAAGCTGCGGACTCAGCGGATGATGATGGTGCAAACTTTGTCTCAGTACAACTTCATCTACAAGGTCCTCATCGAGTACCTCCGCAACTCCAGGCTGATCTGA